A window of Ignavibacteriales bacterium contains these coding sequences:
- a CDS encoding SIMPL domain-containing protein (The SIMPL domain is named for its presence in mouse protein SIMPL (signalling molecule that associates with mouse pelle-like kinase). Bacterial member BP26, from Brucella, was shown to assemble into a channel-like structure, while YggE from E. coli has been associated with resistance to oxidative stress.): protein MNEKFKYIIPVSILAAAILLSVIIFSFVWKSTKNADQTITVTGSAKKEIVSDLGILRGTLQATSSIRQNAYQVVQQQMPTILKYLEAQEFKKDQIEVFGINGSPVFEVAENGVQTQKVSHYVYSQRFEIKSNDVKKIKELSVSLSSLVEKGLDINVEAPEYLYTKIDDLKIEVQAAASKNAMDRAVKIAEATGRSLGPLRNARMGVIQITPRNSNLVSDYGMNDATSIEKEITAVVSASFEIK from the coding sequence ATGAACGAGAAATTCAAATACATTATCCCGGTTTCTATTCTTGCGGCAGCCATTCTTCTCTCCGTAATTATTTTTTCATTTGTTTGGAAATCAACAAAGAATGCGGATCAAACTATAACTGTTACTGGTTCCGCAAAGAAAGAAATTGTTTCAGATCTCGGTATTTTACGTGGAACGTTACAAGCAACAAGTTCCATCAGACAAAATGCTTATCAGGTTGTTCAACAGCAAATGCCGACAATTCTAAAATATTTGGAAGCACAAGAATTTAAGAAAGATCAAATTGAAGTTTTTGGAATAAATGGTTCCCCGGTTTTTGAAGTTGCCGAGAATGGGGTGCAAACGCAAAAAGTATCTCATTATGTTTACAGCCAGCGCTTCGAAATAAAATCCAATGATGTAAAAAAAATAAAGGAACTTTCGGTTTCACTCAGTTCTCTAGTTGAAAAAGGTTTGGATATAAATGTTGAAGCCCCGGAATATCTTTATACTAAAATTGATGACTTGAAAATTGAAGTACAGGCTGCTGCATCAAAGAACGCAATGGATCGTGCGGTTAAAATTGCAGAAGCAACAGGCAGAAGTCTTGGTCCGCTTCGTAATGCAAGAATGGGAGTCATTCAAATTACCCCGCGCAACTCAAATTTAGTTTCAGATTATGGAATGAACGATGCGACATCTATAGAAAAAGAAATAACTGCCGTTGTAAGCGCATCATTTGAAATCAAATAG
- the hemW gene encoding radical SAM family heme chaperone HemW, translating to MRETAIYIHIPFCDHKCIYCDFYSIISYDNVSSYLKALKKEIDFYSAQYSEGRKIISIFFGGGTPSFMEPHYISEIIQHIKEKFSVNEAAEITLETNPGTVNIEKLAEFRKIGINRISIGIQSFNEDELKFLTRIHNSQTAIQTVRDAAAIGFENISVDLIFNLPSQTKKKWQYNLDQAIKLPIKHISAYSLILEKGTILNKMVLDGKVKMQNEDYDADLYELTIDFLTQQGFEQYEVSNFSKKGFECIHNNAYWRYKDYLSFGTSAHSFVNLPTGKAGGKRWWNYSALNFYNAAIELKGNAVIGEEILSEKEKLNEYIMLALRSKGLDLLELNNFFGNEWLMKNKNYLDQLKQEKFLIEKDGLIKFTPKGYAVCDEILIKFYT from the coding sequence TTGAGAGAAACTGCAATATATATTCATATTCCATTCTGTGATCACAAATGTATCTATTGCGATTTTTACTCAATTATTTCTTACGATAATGTTTCTTCTTACTTAAAAGCATTAAAAAAAGAAATTGATTTTTACTCTGCGCAATATTCCGAAGGAAGGAAAATAATTTCCATTTTCTTTGGCGGCGGAACTCCATCTTTTATGGAACCTCATTACATTTCTGAAATTATACAACACATTAAAGAAAAATTTTCTGTGAATGAAGCTGCAGAAATAACACTCGAAACAAATCCCGGAACAGTCAATATTGAAAAGTTAGCCGAATTCAGAAAAATCGGTATCAACCGTATTAGCATTGGAATACAATCATTCAACGAAGATGAGTTAAAATTCCTAACTCGAATACACAATTCGCAAACTGCAATTCAAACTGTTCGTGATGCTGCTGCAATTGGATTTGAAAACATAAGTGTTGATCTAATTTTTAACTTACCTTCTCAAACAAAAAAGAAATGGCAATACAATTTAGATCAAGCGATTAAACTGCCGATCAAACACATATCTGCTTACAGTTTAATTTTAGAGAAAGGAACAATTCTTAATAAAATGGTTCTTGATGGTAAAGTAAAAATGCAAAATGAAGATTACGATGCCGACCTTTATGAATTAACAATTGATTTTCTAACTCAACAAGGATTTGAACAGTATGAAGTTTCCAACTTTTCTAAAAAAGGATTTGAATGCATACATAACAATGCATATTGGAGATACAAAGATTACCTAAGCTTTGGTACATCGGCACATTCATTCGTAAACCTGCCTACCGGCAAGGCAGGCGGAAAACGCTGGTGGAATTATTCAGCATTGAATTTTTATAATGCGGCTATTGAATTAAAAGGGAATGCAGTAATTGGAGAAGAAATTCTTTCCGAAAAAGAAAAATTGAACGAATATATTATGCTTGCACTTCGCAGCAAAGGACTTGATCTGCTCGAACTGAATAATTTTTTCGGAAATGAATGGCTAATGAAAAACAAAAATTATTTGGATCAACTTAAACAAGAAAAATTTCTTATCGAAAAAGATGGGTTGATTAAATTCACACCAAAAGGTTATGCTGTTTGCGATGAGATACTCATCAAATTTTATACTTAA
- the recN gene encoding DNA repair protein RecN: protein MLKTLLIKDYALIENIEVEFGKGLNIITGETGAGKSILIDAMGLLLGERASTEVVRKGSEKSVVEGLFDVTGNKKVQQLLTANEIEFNSELIIRREISLKGTNRCFLNDTPVPLNLIKETGDLLVDLHGQHEHQSLLRAETHIEMLDEFANLETQLNEFRSASRQLSALSKELRELIQKENILKEKKELYEFQIKEIDAVSPQEGEEEKLSDELKILENSEKLLSLTNDIYNAIYENEHSIQEQIADVKNKILELTKIDKSFNENLNEVDSILASLVDISSFMRSYKDRIDIDPNRLEEIRERLGALILLKKKYGGSLKSVLDHREKIGAEFELAENFSLKITQLEKKIDNSRKECGLLAKKLSQERKIVSNKIKKEIEDALKYLGIADSVFKVKLENEIVSNAAENFIIADGKNYKFNEHGFDNIEFFISTNTGEDPKPLVKVASGGEVSRIMLGLKSILAKSDKLPILIFDEIDTGVSGRIAQKVGQVLKSLASYHQIIAITHLPQIAGLSDFHYAVEKKKAGDRVVSSIRILKGEERIKEVAKLMSGEKVTEATLNGARELMGLSKN from the coding sequence ATGCTCAAGACACTTCTCATTAAAGATTATGCACTCATAGAAAACATCGAAGTTGAATTCGGTAAAGGTCTAAATATAATTACCGGAGAAACGGGCGCTGGTAAATCTATCTTAATTGATGCAATGGGATTATTACTCGGTGAACGTGCATCTACTGAAGTTGTAAGAAAAGGTTCCGAGAAATCTGTTGTGGAAGGTCTCTTTGATGTAACGGGGAATAAAAAAGTACAGCAGCTTCTTACAGCGAATGAAATTGAATTCAATTCAGAATTAATAATTCGGCGTGAGATTTCCTTAAAAGGAACTAACAGATGTTTTTTGAATGATACTCCTGTTCCTCTTAATCTAATTAAAGAAACGGGCGACCTCTTGGTAGATCTTCACGGACAGCATGAACATCAATCTTTATTACGAGCGGAAACACATATCGAAATGCTGGATGAATTTGCAAATCTCGAAACACAATTGAATGAATTTAGATCGGCGTCACGGCAGCTTTCTGCTTTGTCGAAAGAGCTACGGGAATTAATTCAAAAAGAAAATATACTGAAAGAGAAAAAAGAATTATATGAATTTCAGATTAAAGAAATAGATGCGGTTTCGCCTCAAGAAGGAGAGGAAGAAAAACTTTCTGACGAATTAAAAATTTTAGAAAATTCAGAAAAACTTCTTTCGTTGACAAATGATATTTATAATGCGATTTATGAAAATGAACATTCCATTCAAGAACAAATTGCAGATGTTAAAAATAAAATTTTAGAACTCACGAAAATTGATAAATCATTTAATGAAAATTTGAACGAAGTTGATTCAATCTTGGCTTCTCTAGTTGATATCTCGTCTTTCATGCGGAGTTACAAAGACAGAATTGATATTGACCCAAATCGTTTGGAAGAGATAAGAGAACGTCTCGGCGCACTAATTCTACTGAAGAAAAAATATGGCGGTTCGCTTAAATCCGTACTTGATCATCGGGAGAAGATTGGTGCTGAGTTTGAACTAGCAGAGAACTTTTCCTTAAAGATAACTCAGCTCGAAAAGAAAATAGATAATTCAAGAAAAGAATGCGGCTTGCTGGCAAAAAAACTTTCGCAAGAAAGAAAAATAGTTTCAAATAAAATTAAAAAAGAAATTGAAGATGCATTGAAGTATCTAGGAATTGCCGATTCTGTTTTCAAAGTAAAATTAGAAAATGAAATCGTCTCGAATGCAGCGGAGAATTTTATTATAGCAGATGGAAAGAATTATAAATTCAACGAGCATGGTTTTGATAACATAGAATTTTTCATTTCAACAAATACCGGCGAAGATCCCAAACCGCTAGTTAAAGTTGCATCGGGCGGTGAAGTCTCGCGCATAATGCTTGGGCTAAAATCCATACTTGCAAAATCGGATAAACTTCCTATTCTCATTTTTGACGAAATTGATACAGGTGTAAGCGGACGTATTGCTCAGAAAGTAGGACAAGTTTTGAAATCGCTTGCATCATATCACCAAATTATTGCCATAACTCATTTGCCTCAAATTGCTGGACTTTCGGATTTCCATTATGCAGTCGAAAAGAAAAAAGCCGGAGATCGCGTAGTAAGTTCGATACGAATTCTAAAGGGTGAAGAGCGCATTAAAGAAGTTGCAAAACTAATGAGCGGTGAGAAAGTAACCGAAGCAACTCTAAATGGTGCGCGTGAGCTAATGGGATTATCTAAAAACTAA
- a CDS encoding YihY/virulence factor BrkB family protein — translation MRNKILKSIGSVISSLTYRKIISFLKHYVLGLFKKMDENNTFFAGAGISFSLLLGMIPFLLLVFSLLGNIFDSSVIESQVNNFIDQTIPYAAYANYIKRMISSRLPEVIEYKTLAGYVGVIGLLFTSTWIFSSIRTILNHIYHVKIRKGYLYGLIRDILMVILLVFIITIFTFIVPALNIIYELTKNYEFVQSYTQSSIWNILVYGVSLLLMFGLFFALYYLIPYEQLGKKVAAVSALWTTLLWEIARSVFGYYVNNILSSNPLYGAFVLIIAILLWLFYSACLFIVGAEIGQLYRERQINKIIRASGDS, via the coding sequence TTGCGCAATAAGATATTAAAATCAATCGGTTCTGTAATTTCTTCATTAACCTACAGAAAGATAATTTCTTTTCTAAAACATTATGTTCTTGGACTTTTCAAAAAAATGGATGAGAACAATACTTTTTTTGCCGGAGCCGGGATTTCTTTTTCTCTTTTACTTGGTATGATTCCATTTCTACTACTTGTATTTTCTCTTCTAGGAAATATTTTTGATTCTTCGGTGATTGAATCTCAAGTAAATAATTTTATAGATCAGACAATTCCATACGCGGCGTATGCAAATTATATCAAACGAATGATAAGTTCGCGTTTGCCTGAAGTAATTGAATACAAAACATTAGCGGGGTATGTTGGTGTTATTGGATTATTGTTTACTTCAACATGGATCTTCAGCAGCATAAGAACAATTTTGAATCATATCTATCATGTTAAAATACGGAAAGGTTACCTGTATGGATTAATACGTGATATTCTTATGGTAATTCTATTAGTCTTTATCATTACAATTTTCACTTTTATTGTTCCCGCATTAAATATCATTTATGAATTAACTAAAAATTATGAATTTGTTCAATCTTATACTCAAAGCTCAATTTGGAATATTTTAGTTTATGGAGTCTCGCTATTATTAATGTTTGGATTATTCTTCGCTCTCTATTATTTAATTCCTTATGAACAATTAGGGAAAAAAGTTGCAGCAGTAAGTGCATTATGGACGACATTACTTTGGGAAATCGCCCGCAGTGTTTTTGGTTATTACGTTAATAATATATTAAGCTCAAATCCGTTGTATGGAGCTTTTGTTTTGATCATTGCAATTTTATTATGGCTCTTTTATTCTGCATGTTTATTTATTGTTGGTGCTGAGATAGGACAGTTGTACAGAGAGAGACAAATAAATAAAATTATTCGTGCCAGCGGGGATTCTTAA
- a CDS encoding T9SS type A sorting domain-containing protein, whose amino-acid sequence MKKVKYFLFLFFFVFFNAIICFAQDDCPKYSPLAKQLGSPSLTKMNINNISTIIQNDGVDDFNKSTNRAGFVYPRSSGKTAVFTSNLLWGGISGGSVLVGGVYYRSGITPGKILQDGTPQSPNLPNVRIYRVRPDYKTSTFANEMADGEGSADQIKTQYEKDWNEWPANDGAPYKDVNKDGIYDPQVDIPGVPGANQTIWYAANDFDNVKSYSIAISAPLGLELQTTVWAYNKSYALGNTIFKKYKITNKKNTVINNMYLAFFVDPDIGDGAKDFAGCDTTLNLGYAYHSKDVDVVYGTTPPAVGFVVVQGPIVGGNGSDVGIYNQIKYNVQKNLGMNAFVYFTCGGTIFPCPGIGRPGSNLVWYNYFQGLHPNTNDYFQVPSEFGGGKTKYTLSGDPIAETGWIDGIQYPASDRYFSMSTGPFNLAPNETQELVIAEIAAMGQDRLDAVKELKDYTRFITNIYRDSLYRYPEVLTDVDDRINSVPAKFSLNQNYPNPFNPSTAISYQLSAFSYVTLKVYDLLGREVAILVDEYQQTGNYNTNFSIRNSQLPSGIYFYTLMADNYVVTKKMVLIK is encoded by the coding sequence ATGAAAAAAGTAAAATATTTTTTGTTTTTATTTTTCTTCGTTTTTTTTAATGCAATAATTTGTTTTGCACAAGATGATTGTCCAAAATACTCGCCACTTGCCAAACAACTTGGTAGCCCAAGCCTAACAAAAATGAACATTAACAATATTTCTACCATCATTCAAAATGATGGTGTGGATGATTTTAATAAGAGTACTAATCGTGCTGGTTTTGTCTATCCAAGGTCAAGCGGAAAGACTGCAGTTTTCACTTCTAATTTATTGTGGGGTGGAATTAGTGGAGGAAGTGTTTTAGTAGGCGGAGTTTATTATAGAAGCGGAATAACTCCTGGAAAAATTTTACAAGATGGTACTCCGCAAAGTCCTAATTTGCCCAATGTTAGGATTTACCGTGTACGCCCCGATTATAAGACTAGTACATTTGCGAACGAAATGGCAGACGGAGAGGGAAGTGCCGATCAAATAAAAACCCAATATGAAAAGGATTGGAATGAATGGCCGGCAAATGACGGCGCTCCTTACAAAGATGTTAATAAAGATGGGATTTATGATCCGCAAGTAGATATTCCTGGGGTTCCCGGTGCAAATCAAACTATTTGGTATGCTGCAAATGATTTTGATAATGTTAAATCTTATAGCATAGCAATAAGCGCCCCGCTCGGTTTAGAATTACAAACAACAGTTTGGGCATATAACAAATCTTACGCTCTTGGTAATACAATTTTCAAAAAGTATAAAATTACAAACAAAAAAAATACAGTTATTAACAATATGTACCTTGCATTCTTTGTTGATCCCGATATTGGAGATGGTGCTAAAGATTTTGCCGGTTGCGACACTACATTAAATTTAGGATATGCTTATCATAGTAAAGATGTTGATGTCGTTTATGGAACAACTCCCCCTGCTGTGGGGTTTGTGGTTGTTCAGGGACCAATAGTAGGCGGCAATGGTTCAGATGTTGGTATATATAATCAAATAAAATATAACGTTCAAAAAAATCTTGGGATGAATGCTTTCGTTTACTTCACATGTGGTGGAACTATTTTCCCTTGTCCTGGTATTGGAAGGCCCGGATCAAATTTGGTATGGTATAATTATTTTCAAGGATTACACCCTAACACAAACGACTACTTTCAAGTACCCTCAGAATTTGGCGGAGGAAAGACAAAATACACTCTCAGCGGCGACCCTATTGCGGAGACAGGGTGGATTGATGGAATTCAATATCCAGCAAGTGATCGATATTTCAGTATGTCTACCGGTCCGTTTAATTTAGCACCTAATGAAACTCAAGAATTAGTTATTGCTGAAATAGCAGCGATGGGACAAGATAGACTTGATGCAGTAAAAGAATTGAAAGATTATACGAGATTTATTACAAATATTTACAGAGATAGTTTGTATCGTTATCCTGAAGTATTGACTGATGTTGATGATAGAATTAATTCTGTTCCTGCCAAATTTTCCTTAAACCAAAACTATCCCAACCCATTTAATCCGTCAACAGCAATAAGCTATCAGCTTTCAGCATTTAGTTATGTAACATTAAAAGTCTACGATTTACTTGGAAGAGAAGTTGCGATTCTTGTTGATGAATATCAGCAAACGGGTAATTACAATACTAATTTTTCAATTCGAAATTCTCAATTGCCAAGCGGAATTTATTTCTATACATTGATGGCAGACAATTATGTAGTAACAAAAAAAATGGTTTTGATAAAATAA